AGGTGGCACGCACTTTCATCAGCATGTTTTCGCCGACATGCTCATTGACGGTCATCACAGTGCGCAGCTTGCCGAACTGCCTCAAACGCACGCGCACGCCATTCTCTTCGGACTCAAGATGAATATCGGATGCCGGCAAGTCAGCGGCCTCATCCAATAGATGATTCAGGATGGCGACGGCCTCAGCGTCTGGCCTCCCGGTGGAGATGAAACGTGTGAGGCCAGCTGGAATCCGTGTCGCCCCGCCTTGCGATTCGACACTCTTCCCATTCAGCGCGAGCTCCATGCCCTCACCCTCCCGTACCGGCTCGCCAGGCCGTATCAACAGAATTTGCCCGCACTTCCGGAGAGGTATCGGCGATATCGCCTCGCTCTCCTCTTTGCAATCGCTGCCATTTCTGCCAGATCAAACCGACATAGCGCTGCTGCTTCACGGCGCTGCGCGCGTTGTAGCAACCGACCGCCTTCCATGTGGCTCCATGCGCCTTCATGCACTGCTGCAAAACCCACGCGCCGGTTTGGACATTGAGGCAGGCATCGCTCAGCAATCTCTCCCGGGTGATGCCCCAACGCGATAATGTCGGCAGCCAGCCGGTATTGATCCCCATCCAGCCAATATCGACAGAACCGTTTCGATTGGCCGGATGCGTGATGGAACGAAAATCGGACTCCTGCCAAGCGATGGCTTTCAACAGCAGGGGATCGACTCCATATTTCCCGCCAGACAAATTGAAGCAACTGGCCTCGGCCTGCGCCGCGCAAATCATGGCAAACGCCACGCGACACAGCCTGATAGAAACAGTCATGCGCTCAGCCCGCATCGGCGATCAGGCTGGCCAACGCCGCCCCTGAAAGCAGGCCTGGCCTGGCTTTCACTT
The Chromobacterium sp. IIBBL 290-4 DNA segment above includes these coding regions:
- a CDS encoding lytic transglycosylase domain-containing protein, whose protein sequence is MTVSIRLCRVAFAMICAAQAEASCFNLSGGKYGVDPLLLKAIAWQESDFRSITHPANRNGSVDIGWMGINTGWLPTLSRWGITRERLLSDACLNVQTGAWVLQQCMKAHGATWKAVGCYNARSAVKQQRYVGLIWQKWQRLQRGERGDIADTSPEVRANSVDTAWRAGTGG